The proteins below are encoded in one region of Clostridium pasteurianum DSM 525 = ATCC 6013:
- a CDS encoding beta-ketoacyl-ACP synthase III — MNNVKIIGTGSYAPDRIIKNIDLSKIVDTNDEWISTRTGIKERRITEGENTSFLSTKAALQAIKNADIDPLDIDLIVVGTASPDSFIPSTACLVQAEIGAENATCFDISAACTGFVYALNIGTQFIKTGQCKTALVIGAEVLSKIVDWSDRSTCVLFGDGAGAAILQKSEDNGILSIYTGSDGRNAAKLLGCSAVPVNNPFINTINEQNSLVTMSGKDIFRFGTKIVPKCIEEVLKNQDCKVQDIKYIVPHQANMRIIDSAAKRLDIDSNKFYINLDKYGNTSAASIPIALDEMNKDGLLKKGDKIILVGFGGGLTFGSALIEWMIN; from the coding sequence GTGAATAATGTTAAGATAATAGGAACTGGAAGTTATGCACCTGATAGAATAATAAAAAATATAGATCTTTCAAAGATAGTTGATACAAATGATGAATGGATTTCTACGAGAACGGGAATAAAAGAAAGAAGAATAACTGAGGGAGAAAATACATCTTTTCTATCAACAAAAGCAGCATTACAGGCTATAAAAAATGCTGATATAGATCCTTTAGATATTGATTTAATAGTTGTGGGAACTGCTTCACCAGATAGCTTTATACCATCAACAGCATGTTTAGTTCAAGCGGAAATAGGAGCAGAAAATGCAACTTGTTTTGATATATCAGCTGCCTGTACGGGATTTGTTTATGCATTGAATATAGGAACTCAATTTATAAAAACTGGTCAATGTAAGACGGCGCTGGTAATTGGAGCTGAAGTACTCTCGAAGATTGTGGATTGGTCCGATAGAAGTACATGTGTTTTATTTGGTGATGGTGCTGGAGCGGCTATACTTCAAAAGTCTGAAGATAATGGAATATTATCTATATACACAGGATCTGATGGAAGAAATGCAGCTAAGCTTTTGGGATGTTCAGCAGTCCCCGTAAATAATCCTTTTATTAATACAATAAATGAGCAAAATAGTTTAGTTACCATGAGTGGTAAGGACATATTTAGATTTGGTACTAAAATTGTGCCTAAATGTATAGAGGAAGTTTTAAAAAATCAAGATTGTAAGGTCCAAGATATTAAATATATTGTACCTCATCAAGCTAATATGCGAATTATAGATTCAGCAGCTAAACGATTAGATATAGATAGTAATAAATTCTATATTAATCTAGATAAATATGGGAATACTTCTGCCGCAAGTATTCCAATTGCTCTTGATGAAATGAATAAAGATGGATTACTAAAAAAGGGTGATAAAATTATTTTGGTAGGCTTCGGCGGAGGTTTAACTTTTGGATCAGCACTTATAGAATGGATGATTAATTAA